In one window of Astyanax mexicanus isolate ESR-SI-001 chromosome 18, AstMex3_surface, whole genome shotgun sequence DNA:
- the zgc:162730 gene encoding mRNA decay activator protein ZFP36, whose product MSDTYDDILMNLVNIGLNDHFLQEHVKPTPPHRPSLFSAKSLSSEQLSDEWPFDIWSENSPSTPQLPYRADRSMSLTDSLTSLPAFGKPKAAEVPPPPGFPPLAPQPSNRYKTELCRSFQEHGTCKYGNKCQFAHGENELRGLYRHPKYKTEACRTFYNFGYCPYGSRCHFIHEDKASDRRSSQHSHQIPTQHPRLLRQSVSFAGFLGARSASPPTSYEPTGFTRAPSVSPPPADSGILSPVFSDASRDMFTFPQVRRGGAVITAEMQPRRSSCCVCHGHGNGNGNSFQATAAPHGKENRLTMQRFPSDDSLSDRESYSSSGSESPTFDSASGKRLTVFARMSVSE is encoded by the exons ATGTCTGACACGTACGATGATATTCTGATG AATCTGGTCAACATTGGTTTAAACGACCACTTCCTCCAGGAGCACGTCAAACCGACTCCGCCCCACCGACCATCGCTTTTCTCTGCCAAGAGCCTGAGCTCTGAGCAGTTGAGCGATGAGTGGCCTTTCGACATCTGGAGCGAGAACTCGCCTAGCACCCCCCAGTTGCCCTACCGGGCGGACCGATCCATGAGCCTCACTGACAGCCTCACCTCCCTGCCCGCCTTTGGCAAACCCAAGGCTGCTGAAGTGCCTCCTCCACCCGGCTTCCCCCCACTGGCACCACAGCCGTCCAACCGCTACAAGACAGAGTTGTGCCGCAGCTTCCAGGAGCACGGCACCTGCAAGTACGGCAACAAGTGCCAGTTCGCCCATGGCGAGAACGAGCTGCGCGGTCTCTACCGGCACCCCAAGTACAAGACGGAGGCGTGCCGCACCTTCTACAACTTCGGATACTGCCCGTACGGAAGCCGCTGCCACTTCATCCATGAAGATAAAGCCTCCGACCGCAGGAGCAGCCAGCACTCGCACCAGATCCCCACACAGCACCCACGGCTCCTCCGCCAGAGTGTCAGCTTCGCCGGCTTCCTCGGAGCTCGCAGTGCTTCTCCCCCAACCTCCTACGAGCCCACCGGCTTCACGCGTGCCCCTTCTGTCTCACCACCACCAGCAGATTCCGGCATCCTGTCTCCTGTCTTTTCTGACGCCTCCCGTGACATGTTCACCTTCCCGCAGGTGAGGAGGGGCGGGGCTGTCATCACCGCAGAGATGCAGCCTCGCAGGTCATCCTGCTGCGTGTGCCATGGCCACGGAAATGGCAACGGAAACAGCTTCCAGGCCACGGCGGCACCGCACGGCAAAGAGAACCGACTCACCATGCAGCGCTTCCCCTCTGACGACTCACTGTCAGACCGTGAGAGCTACAGCAGCAGCGGCTCAGAGTCACCAACCTTCGACAGTGCAAGCGGCAAGCGCCTCACCGTCTTCGCCCGGATGTCAGTTTCTGAATAG